From a single Halorussus halophilus genomic region:
- a CDS encoding Cdc6/Cdc18 family protein, with the protein MITDARVLRAGFVPREVEHRDAEVTHLTEILAPLTDGNPADTTLLLGPSGVGKTCLAKYTAEQLRQEVLDVEYQYVNCWQNFSEFRTLYRILEGLGKTVDIHRQSTPRDELFERLRRYDGPPCVVILDEADQLDDKSLLYHLHELPQFSMLLIANREKELFSNADERLTSRLTGCERVRFDRYTPDELVSIMDARVKSGLEEDVIDHDQLAMIADAAAGDARVALSILRTAARHAHQNYEAEITDDILESAMPEARAKRHEKDVETLTPHQQTLYEIIEEYEEISPSELYGEYREEMENPKTDRTVRNYLSKMDQYDVIEAAGTSRDRTYRSVSETFGNIGE; encoded by the coding sequence ATGATCACCGATGCTCGCGTCCTCCGCGCAGGTTTCGTCCCCCGAGAAGTCGAGCATCGAGACGCAGAAGTCACCCACCTCACCGAAATCCTCGCCCCACTCACAGACGGCAACCCCGCCGACACCACACTCCTCCTCGGCCCATCTGGCGTCGGCAAAACCTGCTTAGCGAAATACACTGCCGAACAACTCCGGCAGGAGGTGCTCGACGTTGAATACCAATACGTGAATTGCTGGCAGAACTTCTCTGAGTTCCGCACCCTCTACCGAATCCTCGAAGGCCTCGGCAAAACAGTCGACATTCATCGTCAATCGACGCCTCGCGACGAACTGTTCGAACGCCTTCGCCGATACGATGGCCCGCCGTGTGTCGTGATCCTCGACGAAGCCGACCAACTCGACGACAAGAGCCTCCTCTACCACCTACACGAACTACCGCAGTTCTCGATGCTCCTCATCGCCAACCGCGAAAAGGAGTTGTTCTCGAACGCTGACGAACGGCTCACCAGTCGGCTGACTGGCTGCGAGCGCGTTCGCTTCGACCGCTATACTCCAGACGAACTCGTCTCCATCATGGACGCCCGAGTCAAATCTGGTCTCGAAGAAGACGTCATCGACCACGACCAACTAGCGATGATTGCCGACGCTGCGGCGGGTGATGCACGAGTTGCATTGAGTATTCTTCGGACGGCGGCGCGACATGCACACCAGAATTACGAGGCCGAGATTACGGACGATATTCTGGAGTCGGCGATGCCAGAAGCGCGCGCGAAGCGCCACGAGAAGGACGTTGAGACGTTGACGCCGCATCAGCAGACGCTCTATGAAATTATCGAGGAATACGAGGAAATCTCACCGAGCGAGTTGTACGGGGAGTACCGCGAGGAGATGGAGAATCCGAAGACTGACCGAACGGTCCGGAATTATCTCTCGAAGATGGACCAGTACGACGTAATCGAGGCTGCGGGGACGAGCCGGGATCGAACGTACCGCTCCGTTTCGGAAACATTTGGAAACATCGGAGAGTAA
- a CDS encoding P-loop NTPase family protein, whose amino-acid sequence MGESRQTSGEPELPELQSGVHLLEMESDDRVTGPLHSLVLDHLLLNDGNACWVDAGGHAVTQSLASLAPSMRTLDRIQVARGFTPNQHYTLLRRLPRQVDEDTSLVVCPDIDQLYRDAETYADEGEELLLRGVATVAGLADRYDIPVLVTRSTRDSFSEPLVAAAEETITVEQTKFGPRFSGSEFETLVYPMGNGVVQTTIAFWKRVLEARQPAYDTAETPQEVSVNGAY is encoded by the coding sequence ATGGGAGAGAGTAGACAGACTTCAGGCGAACCGGAGCTACCGGAACTACAATCGGGAGTACATCTGTTGGAAATGGAGAGCGACGACCGGGTGACTGGTCCGCTCCACTCGCTCGTCTTAGACCATCTCTTGCTAAATGATGGGAACGCGTGCTGGGTGGACGCGGGCGGGCATGCAGTCACACAGTCGCTTGCTTCGCTCGCACCGAGTATGCGAACACTCGACCGAATCCAGGTAGCTCGCGGGTTCACGCCGAATCAGCACTACACACTGCTTCGACGACTCCCCCGCCAGGTCGACGAGGATACGTCACTAGTAGTGTGTCCGGACATCGATCAGTTGTATCGAGACGCCGAGACGTACGCCGACGAAGGCGAAGAGTTACTACTGCGGGGAGTGGCGACAGTCGCGGGCCTCGCAGACCGCTACGACATTCCCGTCTTAGTGACGCGCTCGACAAGGGATTCGTTCTCGGAACCGCTCGTGGCGGCCGCCGAGGAAACGATTACAGTCGAGCAAACGAAGTTCGGCCCACGATTCAGTGGCTCGGAGTTCGAGACGCTCGTCTATCCGATGGGCAACGGTGTCGTGCAGACGACGATTGCCTTCTGGAAACGCGTACTGGAAGCAAGACAGCCAGCGTACGACACGGCCGAGACGCCACAGGAGGTGTCGGTGAATGGGGCGTACTAA
- a CDS encoding type B DNA-directed DNA polymerase, whose protein sequence is MPYKIDFFDGEVVAWSLSESGAVPERVLDYTPTFYVGVGEGSTESLADAQSVLEQFPTVARTQFEAWRPGFRHDTEEVLRVDVTDIDEVSRMARWTHEWGDPGEYRCYNVDFSREFRYCLETDCSPLPDQELSTLSIEGHAHEFSESEIAPLTVGGESVGRSPDVALPTIDERIEREDPDVLVVDSAQILAELHSLADRYGYDLQLGRRPGFQQLAGSSTYTSYGRVGHSAARYNVPGRAIIDRSNTFLYQKSNLAGCLYLIERSGKSLQELAWASIGNVLTAIQIREALSRNVLVPWQAWRPEKFKTMRQLHEGDRGGFTFAPDVGVHEAVHELDFSSLYPNIICTRNVSPEKIRCECHSEREDVPGIGYSLCDERGYLPDVLQPLIDDRDEIKAEIRASEDDERLRELEGRSDAIKWILVSCFGYQGFSNAKFGRIECHEAINAFAREILLDAKQALERGGWRVVHGIVDSIWVTPREGEDQRSLNELASEITDDVRIRLEYEAEYDWVAFVPMRNSEAGALTKYFGSIAGEEDEFKYRGVECRQRSTSSYVAEVQQELIRVFDEHRSPEAVCERLQRALERLRSGRVAPEALAVTTRTSKRVEEYQQSTRTVAALERASDGGRDLHPGQSVEFVVVDDSKQSRERVALVDEAETYDAEFYAGELIRAAESVLSPLGWREEHIREYLADRTDGSLRSF, encoded by the coding sequence ATGCCCTACAAAATCGATTTCTTCGACGGTGAAGTCGTAGCGTGGTCGCTCTCCGAGTCTGGGGCAGTCCCCGAGCGCGTGCTGGACTACACGCCAACGTTCTACGTTGGTGTCGGCGAAGGATCCACTGAATCGCTTGCGGACGCACAGAGTGTGCTTGAGCAGTTCCCGACGGTCGCTCGAACGCAGTTCGAAGCGTGGCGGCCAGGCTTCCGACACGACACCGAGGAGGTGCTTCGTGTCGACGTGACCGATATCGATGAAGTGTCTCGGATGGCCCGCTGGACGCACGAGTGGGGTGACCCCGGCGAGTACCGCTGTTATAACGTAGATTTCTCGCGGGAGTTCCGGTATTGTCTCGAAACCGATTGTTCGCCACTGCCCGATCAGGAGCTATCGACGCTCTCTATCGAAGGCCACGCCCACGAGTTCAGCGAATCGGAAATCGCGCCGTTGACTGTCGGCGGTGAATCAGTCGGTCGGTCGCCCGACGTGGCACTGCCGACTATCGACGAGCGAATCGAGCGCGAAGATCCGGACGTGCTGGTGGTCGATTCGGCACAGATTCTTGCGGAGTTGCACTCACTCGCCGACCGCTACGGGTACGACCTGCAACTCGGACGACGGCCCGGCTTCCAACAGCTCGCTGGATCCTCGACGTACACGAGCTACGGCCGGGTTGGGCATTCTGCCGCCCGGTACAACGTGCCGGGGCGCGCGATTATCGACCGCTCGAACACCTTCCTCTACCAGAAATCGAATCTTGCGGGCTGTCTCTATCTCATCGAACGGTCAGGGAAATCACTGCAGGAACTCGCGTGGGCGTCCATCGGGAACGTCCTCACGGCAATCCAAATTCGCGAGGCCCTCTCGCGGAACGTCTTGGTACCGTGGCAGGCGTGGCGCCCGGAGAAGTTCAAGACGATGCGGCAACTGCATGAGGGCGACCGTGGCGGATTCACCTTCGCGCCGGACGTGGGTGTTCACGAGGCGGTTCACGAACTCGACTTCTCGTCGCTGTATCCGAACATCATCTGCACGCGGAACGTCTCGCCGGAGAAGATACGATGTGAGTGCCACAGTGAGCGTGAGGACGTCCCTGGAATCGGGTACAGTCTCTGTGACGAGCGTGGGTATTTGCCGGACGTGTTGCAGCCGCTCATCGATGACCGCGACGAGATTAAAGCAGAGATTCGAGCGAGCGAGGATGACGAGCGATTACGGGAGTTGGAGGGACGGTCGGATGCAATCAAGTGGATTTTGGTGTCGTGTTTCGGGTATCAGGGCTTCTCGAACGCGAAGTTCGGCCGCATCGAATGCCACGAGGCAATCAACGCCTTCGCTCGTGAAATACTGTTGGACGCGAAGCAGGCGCTCGAGCGCGGTGGGTGGCGTGTCGTTCACGGAATCGTCGATAGTATCTGGGTGACGCCACGCGAGGGCGAGGACCAGCGGTCTTTGAACGAGTTGGCCTCGGAGATTACTGACGACGTGAGAATCCGGTTGGAGTACGAAGCCGAGTACGACTGGGTGGCATTCGTGCCGATGCGGAATTCCGAGGCCGGAGCCCTAACGAAGTACTTCGGATCGATTGCAGGTGAGGAGGACGAGTTCAAGTATCGCGGCGTGGAGTGTCGCCAGCGAAGTACCTCGTCTTACGTGGCCGAGGTCCAGCAAGAGTTGATTCGCGTGTTCGACGAGCACCGCTCACCCGAGGCGGTCTGTGAGCGGCTTCAGCGCGCGCTCGAACGACTTCGAAGCGGTAGGGTTGCTCCGGAAGCGTTGGCGGTTACGACGCGCACTTCGAAGCGCGTGGAGGAGTACCAGCAATCGACGCGGACGGTCGCAGCGTTGGAACGCGCTTCAGATGGCGGCCGAGACTTACATCCAGGGCAGTCAGTCGAGTTCGTGGTCGTCGACGACTCGAAGCAGTCCCGTGAGCGCGTGGCGTTGGTGGACGAAGCAGAGACGTACGACGCGGAATTCTACGCTGGGGAGTTGATTCGGGCTGCCGAGAGCGTCCTGTCACCTCTTGGATGGCGCGAGGAGCACATTCGAGAGTATTTGGCGGATCGAACGGATGGAAGTTTGCGGAGCTTTTAG
- a CDS encoding formate/nitrite transporter family protein yields MSDESEDSPPVVRSQDRAASGVPAAGWALGDRFSWNEIHQRLLASADEEIASTLSELFFSGFTAGFAIVLTFIGYTVGTATFPNNRFLAAVLYPIGFMYIILGRYELYTETTLPPVKLVLTRLASLPLLLRMWSVVLLANVIGAAFGAFILANTHVLAPAEMEVGAEFLQHGLELGWWDLFFKALFAGWLVAGVVWLHTAARDTISRVVITYLVFYTIPVLGLYHVVSSGAEALFVVFLKTPSPGVLTLIYEFWLPVLLGNTTGGVVLVALASYAQAVRRRYPEIRVLSSREMLFSLKGGRPFETPRPGIQLPENGGGPEEESDTTR; encoded by the coding sequence ATGAGCGACGAATCCGAGGACTCGCCACCAGTCGTCCGATCCCAGGACCGGGCTGCTTCCGGCGTCCCGGCAGCGGGCTGGGCACTCGGCGATCGCTTCTCATGGAATGAAATCCATCAACGGCTGCTCGCGTCCGCCGACGAGGAAATCGCCAGCACGCTCTCGGAACTGTTTTTCAGCGGTTTCACCGCCGGCTTCGCGATCGTCTTGACGTTCATCGGCTACACGGTCGGGACCGCGACGTTCCCAAACAATAGATTCCTCGCCGCAGTGCTGTATCCGATCGGGTTCATGTACATCATTCTCGGACGGTACGAACTGTACACCGAGACCACTCTCCCACCGGTCAAGCTGGTGCTGACCCGGTTGGCCAGTCTCCCCTTGCTGTTACGCATGTGGAGCGTTGTCCTGCTGGCGAATGTCATCGGTGCCGCGTTCGGCGCGTTCATCCTCGCAAACACGCACGTACTTGCGCCGGCAGAGATGGAGGTCGGAGCCGAATTCCTCCAGCACGGCCTCGAACTGGGCTGGTGGGACCTGTTCTTCAAGGCCCTGTTCGCGGGGTGGCTTGTTGCTGGCGTGGTGTGGCTCCATACGGCTGCGCGAGACACGATCTCGCGTGTCGTAATCACCTATCTCGTCTTCTACACGATTCCCGTCCTCGGCCTGTACCACGTCGTGAGTTCGGGCGCTGAAGCACTCTTCGTCGTGTTTCTCAAGACGCCGAGTCCGGGGGTACTCACCCTGATTTATGAGTTCTGGCTTCCGGTCCTGCTTGGCAACACGACTGGTGGCGTCGTATTGGTCGCGCTCGCGAGCTACGCGCAAGCCGTGAGACGCCGGTATCCGGAGATTCGGGTTCTGTCGAGCCGGGAGATGCTGTTCAGTTTGAAAGGCGGTCGCCCGTTCGAAACGCCGAGACCGGGCATCCAGTTACCGGAAAACGGTGGTGGACCCGAGGAGGAATCCGACACAACTAGGTGA
- a CDS encoding potassium channel family protein, translating to MSADVYKYGNSHRSMVATYPILSLLVIFALSLLIVRIGSIALEMTGLSPDVASFQATSAFSGAGYTTEEAEQAVTTAGRRKTVKALIRLGSIGIIGAISSLVLSFTRTSGDNLLSLLYILGGVGVIVLFARSRWFNRLVTPLIEWALSKTTELEVTDYVQLLGLQHEYRVAEVDVEAGDWLAEKTITELDLPSEGVSILGIRREDSYIGAPQPDVETKPGDTLVLYGKRDRLKELSGRLSGETEAREDAVEDHEGTLEEQEQLIEK from the coding sequence GTGAGTGCTGACGTTTACAAATACGGGAACTCACATCGAAGTATGGTTGCCACGTATCCAATACTGTCACTACTGGTCATCTTCGCGCTCTCATTGTTGATTGTGCGTATTGGTTCAATTGCGCTGGAGATGACGGGCCTCTCACCAGATGTGGCCTCCTTTCAAGCCACGTCAGCATTCTCTGGAGCGGGATATACGACCGAAGAAGCTGAACAGGCTGTCACCACGGCTGGCCGCCGAAAGACCGTGAAGGCGCTCATTCGGCTCGGCAGCATTGGAATCATCGGTGCGATTTCGTCGCTTGTGCTTTCGTTCACGCGTACTAGTGGCGATAACCTGTTGAGCTTACTGTACATTCTCGGTGGTGTCGGTGTAATCGTCCTGTTCGCACGAAGCCGATGGTTCAACCGCCTCGTCACACCACTTATTGAGTGGGCGCTTAGTAAGACAACAGAGTTGGAGGTCACGGATTATGTCCAATTGCTCGGGTTGCAACACGAGTATCGTGTGGCGGAGGTGGATGTCGAGGCGGGGGATTGGCTGGCTGAGAAGACGATTACTGAACTGGATTTACCGAGCGAGGGGGTGTCGATACTCGGCATCCGCCGGGAGGACTCATACATCGGTGCGCCGCAACCAGATGTGGAGACGAAACCCGGAGACACACTCGTCCTCTATGGGAAACGAGACCGTCTCAAAGAACTGTCAGGCCGCCTCAGTGGAGAGACAGAGGCCCGAGAAGATGCTGTCGAAGACCACGAAGGAACCCTCGAAGAGCAAGAACAACTCATTGAAAAATAA
- a CDS encoding IS5 family transposase: MEALPKSRLLQFVEQAYHLARRAVARYSSKFSKRRYTLHQHIVLLCLKVRKNTTYRTLLDELIEMPRIRSALNLEGLPTPSTLCKAFNRLDMAVWRVLLNLSVTLLPTNGVVGIDASGFDRSHASKHYTKRTKLTIQQLKVTLLVDTRSNAILDVHVTTTRKHDSKIAPSLIMRNIEEVDILLGDKGYDDQKIRALARETGVRPLIKHREFSSLHKAWNARLDTNLYGQRSQNETVNSRLKRKYGAFVRSRDWWKQFRELVIKCIVHNLERNLAISNEESDCP, from the coding sequence ATGGAAGCCCTCCCAAAGTCGCGGTTGCTCCAGTTCGTGGAACAAGCATACCACTTGGCTCGTCGAGCTGTCGCTCGCTACTCGTCGAAGTTCTCGAAACGGCGGTACACGCTCCATCAACACATCGTCTTGCTATGTCTCAAGGTGCGGAAGAATACGACGTACCGGACGCTTCTTGACGAACTCATCGAGATGCCTCGGATTCGGAGCGCCCTCAATCTTGAGGGACTCCCGACACCATCAACGCTATGTAAAGCGTTCAACCGGCTTGATATGGCGGTTTGGCGCGTTCTGCTCAACCTCTCGGTCACACTCCTCCCGACCAACGGTGTCGTCGGAATCGACGCCTCCGGTTTTGACCGGAGTCACGCCTCAAAGCACTACACGAAACGAACGAAGCTGACGATTCAGCAGTTGAAAGTTACCCTTCTCGTGGATACGAGGTCGAACGCGATTCTCGACGTACACGTGACGACGACCAGAAAACACGACTCGAAGATCGCGCCGTCACTCATCATGCGAAATATCGAGGAAGTCGATATTCTCCTTGGCGACAAGGGATACGACGACCAGAAGATTCGCGCGTTGGCCCGTGAGACTGGTGTTCGACCGCTCATCAAGCACCGCGAGTTTTCGTCGCTCCACAAGGCATGGAACGCTCGGCTGGATACTAATCTCTACGGTCAGCGCAGTCAGAACGAGACCGTAAATTCTCGCCTCAAACGGAAATATGGCGCATTCGTCCGCTCACGAGACTGGTGGAAGCAGTTCCGCGAACTCGTCATCAAGTGCATTGTTCACAATCTGGAGCGAAACCTCGCTATTTCAAATGAGGAGAGCGACTGTCCGTGA
- a CDS encoding transcriptional regulator FilR1 domain-containing protein — translation MERFDPVPALNEVAQWFPEEGFDFDLGHLAGAKIVRATKSDALAPTAHISTRIQSADRVRLITYSVLPTIMKDCWRESIDGTLELEGVLDASAFENFESNQQLVERAQEMFQTENTEIFLYHGDIESTVFIVDDVVLLCLSGGEGAPLAVIETDDEAVCSWAESTIDDYRREGDRLDSSLFT, via the coding sequence TTGGAGCGCTTCGACCCCGTCCCCGCCCTCAACGAAGTTGCACAGTGGTTTCCAGAAGAGGGGTTCGATTTCGACCTCGGTCATCTCGCGGGAGCGAAAATCGTTCGCGCGACAAAGAGCGACGCGCTCGCCCCGACCGCCCATATCTCGACCCGAATCCAATCCGCTGACCGAGTCCGACTCATCACCTACTCGGTACTGCCGACTATCATGAAGGATTGCTGGCGGGAGAGCATCGATGGGACGCTCGAACTCGAAGGCGTGCTCGATGCGAGCGCGTTCGAGAACTTCGAATCGAACCAACAGCTGGTCGAACGGGCACAGGAAATGTTCCAAACCGAGAACACCGAGATATTCCTCTACCATGGTGACATCGAGTCCACTGTCTTCATCGTTGACGACGTCGTGTTGCTCTGCCTGTCCGGCGGTGAAGGAGCACCACTCGCAGTAATCGAAACCGACGACGAAGCGGTCTGTTCGTGGGCTGAATCGACCATCGACGACTACCGCCGCGAAGGCGACCGTCTCGACTCGTCTCTGTTCACGTGA
- the aldA gene encoding aldehyde dehydrogenase encodes MVGTPTAAHYVNGEWHAGADDVDVLNPATENVIASIPNGSTDLVEDALSAADDAQDEWGDVPGVERANALRDIGDLIDEHTDEIADLLVAEQGKPTSTAQGEVAATVDLAQYVAGWGRRIEGDIVPSDNRDEQIHLQRHPVGVVAAIIPWNYPIGVLLRKILPALIAGNAVVVKPSSTTPLATIRVFELIDEELDLPDGLLNLVLGGGAVGDAMVSSPQTDLVTMTGSTRVGKKIMEAAAQNLTPVSLELGGKAPAIVAPDADLDAAVEDILTARITNAGQVCTCSERVYVHEDVAAEFTDKYVAATDAIELGDPTSDPDMGPQVSESELEWTEQSVEKAVEAGADVLTGGSRAGGDGFDRGFWYPPTVLGEVEPTMDIVEEEVFGPVTPIVTVESVEEAVELANDSRYALSSYVYTEDYQTAMKTADELEYGETYINRTLGEAWQGHHIGWKESGVGGDDGKHGVLKYTKIKSVYHDYS; translated from the coding sequence ATGGTAGGTACACCTACAGCCGCTCACTACGTGAACGGAGAGTGGCACGCCGGAGCGGACGACGTCGACGTTCTGAACCCGGCAACTGAGAACGTGATCGCTTCGATACCGAATGGCTCTACGGACCTCGTGGAGGACGCACTGTCCGCCGCAGACGACGCACAAGACGAGTGGGGTGACGTCCCGGGCGTCGAACGAGCGAACGCCCTCCGAGATATCGGTGACCTCATCGACGAACATACTGACGAAATCGCGGACCTCTTAGTCGCCGAACAGGGGAAACCGACGTCCACGGCACAGGGAGAAGTCGCCGCCACCGTTGACCTCGCACAGTACGTCGCTGGGTGGGGCCGACGCATCGAGGGCGATATCGTTCCGAGTGACAATCGCGACGAACAGATTCACCTCCAGCGCCATCCCGTCGGCGTTGTAGCGGCTATCATCCCGTGGAACTACCCTATCGGCGTTCTGCTACGGAAGATTCTCCCGGCACTCATCGCGGGCAACGCAGTCGTCGTCAAACCAAGTTCCACGACGCCGCTCGCCACGATTCGCGTCTTCGAACTCATCGACGAAGAACTGGACCTCCCCGATGGCCTCCTCAATCTCGTGCTCGGAGGGGGAGCCGTCGGTGACGCGATGGTTTCGTCGCCCCAGACGGATTTGGTGACCATGACCGGATCGACTCGCGTCGGCAAGAAAATCATGGAGGCCGCCGCCCAGAACCTCACGCCAGTCTCGCTCGAACTCGGTGGGAAAGCTCCTGCTATCGTCGCCCCGGACGCGGATTTAGACGCGGCAGTCGAGGACATCCTCACCGCGCGCATCACGAACGCTGGCCAAGTGTGTACCTGTTCAGAACGCGTGTACGTCCACGAAGACGTGGCGGCAGAGTTCACGGACAAGTACGTCGCTGCCACGGACGCAATCGAACTCGGGGACCCCACGTCGGACCCCGACATGGGACCCCAAGTCAGCGAGAGCGAACTCGAATGGACCGAACAATCGGTCGAGAAAGCTGTCGAGGCTGGTGCCGATGTTCTCACTGGAGGCTCACGCGCCGGCGGCGACGGGTTCGACCGTGGCTTCTGGTATCCACCCACGGTTCTCGGTGAGGTCGAACCGACGATGGATATCGTCGAAGAGGAAGTCTTCGGTCCGGTGACGCCAATCGTCACCGTCGAATCCGTCGAGGAGGCCGTCGAACTCGCAAACGACTCCCGGTACGCGCTCTCCTCGTACGTCTATACGGAGGACTACCAGACTGCGATGAAAACGGCCGACGAACTCGAATACGGCGAGACATACATCAACCGGACATTAGGCGAAGCGTGGCAGGGCCACCACATCGGCTGGAAGGAGTCCGGCGTCGGTGGAGACGACGGCAAGCACGGCGTCCTCAAGTACACGAAAATCAAGAGCGTCTACCACGATTACAGCTAG
- a CDS encoding helix-turn-helix domain-containing protein, whose product MLHVRIRVTYEGDWTAELQGYDVSGQFLASTYRDRRYLGIVRIEVADRDYDAVIDTIQEHKYTETLDVIESNEIQFRDRRTVTLLVRGNYWEYTPLQILLYEGYLPFGAFGELENGQLVYDLLVEDRDSIQDAVELLREFGSVSVDKISQDFHSHVVPSITEWQNLLHSFSVRQREIVQKAIDMGYYKRPRETTLQEIADEVGIAKTTVSQHLRKAEEQTVEFVAQYLSLADAN is encoded by the coding sequence ATGCTTCACGTTAGAATCAGAGTCACTTACGAAGGAGACTGGACGGCGGAGTTACAGGGGTACGACGTCTCCGGCCAATTCCTCGCCTCGACGTACCGGGACCGTCGATATCTCGGAATCGTCCGAATCGAAGTTGCAGACCGCGATTACGACGCCGTCATCGACACCATCCAAGAACACAAATACACTGAAACGCTCGACGTCATCGAGTCGAACGAAATCCAGTTTCGAGATAGACGGACTGTCACGCTTCTCGTTCGCGGGAACTACTGGGAGTACACCCCACTGCAGATACTCCTCTACGAGGGCTACCTCCCGTTCGGCGCGTTCGGCGAACTGGAGAACGGCCAACTCGTGTACGATCTGCTCGTCGAAGACCGCGACAGCATCCAAGATGCGGTCGAGTTGCTCCGGGAATTCGGAAGCGTCAGCGTGGACAAAATCTCACAGGACTTCCATAGCCACGTCGTCCCGAGCATCACCGAGTGGCAGAACCTCCTGCACTCGTTCTCGGTCAGACAACGGGAAATCGTCCAGAAAGCCATCGACATGGGATACTACAAACGTCCTCGTGAGACGACGCTCCAAGAGATCGCGGACGAAGTCGGAATCGCGAAGACGACTGTTTCACAGCATCTTCGGAAGGCAGAAGAGCAAACAGTCGAATTCGTCGCTCAATACCTCAGTCTGGCTGACGCCAATTAG
- a CDS encoding universal stress protein, with amino-acid sequence MTDRVLVPATSHPPWSRAVAEAVVEFEDREGMQPIVLHVFDADEKHALLESTDNENTSSIDDLAGSKASVAAATETLEDAGFEVEIRGVESESRGDAILETARDENADRMYLFKRKRSPVGKAVHGSSLQRVLSKATIPLVVLPTEIT; translated from the coding sequence ATGACTGACCGCGTATTAGTTCCGGCGACCTCACATCCGCCGTGGTCCCGCGCAGTCGCCGAAGCTGTGGTCGAATTCGAAGACCGCGAGGGAATGCAACCGATAGTCCTGCACGTCTTCGACGCCGACGAGAAACACGCCTTGCTCGAATCGACGGACAACGAGAATACGTCGTCTATCGACGACCTCGCAGGTTCGAAGGCGAGCGTGGCTGCGGCCACAGAAACCCTCGAAGACGCGGGGTTCGAGGTCGAAATTCGGGGGGTCGAATCCGAGAGTCGAGGCGACGCAATTCTCGAGACCGCACGTGACGAGAATGCCGACCGCATGTATCTCTTCAAACGGAAGCGAAGCCCGGTCGGAAAAGCAGTGCATGGGAGTTCACTACAGCGAGTCCTCTCGAAAGCGACAATTCCCTTGGTGGTGCTACCCACGGAAATAACGTAG